Proteins encoded by one window of Candidatus Nitrosocosmicus hydrocola:
- a CDS encoding glycosyltransferase family 4 protein: protein MKKLSDAISNKIVLLITLYFPPEIGGGSSGAWNRAMIFHELGYRVIILTAFPSYPLGKINDPKYKNKLFYVENIDLITVVRFRLPSLKHDGYLRPLIIFLSFVFLSLIWLPRVHKVSKRPSIVYARSPVLFASFIGFIYSKIFRSSFIYEVPDLWPEELFYSKAILSHLFKRFGVLLASVSYRFPDKIVTVSKSAEEYIISHYQPKSPVFGIPVGIDLSKFQAVPKKNARDVLVELSLLAPDDLEKFIILYSGRISSAQNIECLLFAADALKNISNMLIYIVGEGPDKKRIEEIKTDKKITNVRIFNAQKREMMPILISAVDIVTVFLSSAPIFSIALPTKFYEYLACSKPIIGICKGELSEIINRNQIGLTCEIGNCEELSQLIKKMNNPSEVNLFERNTNLLAKQFSIHELSLQFKKILSS, encoded by the coding sequence TAGGAGGTGGCTCATCAGGTGCATGGAATAGGGCAATGATTTTTCATGAATTGGGATACAGAGTGATTATATTGACGGCGTTTCCATCTTATCCTTTAGGGAAAATAAATGATCCGAAATACAAAAATAAATTATTTTATGTCGAAAATATTGATCTCATTACCGTTGTTCGATTTAGATTGCCATCTTTGAAGCATGATGGATATCTCCGGCCTCTAATAATATTTTTATCATTTGTATTCCTCTCATTGATTTGGCTTCCTAGAGTACATAAAGTTTCTAAAAGACCAAGTATAGTATATGCAAGATCCCCAGTTCTTTTTGCATCCTTCATAGGTTTTATTTATTCCAAAATCTTTAGAAGTTCATTTATCTATGAAGTCCCTGATCTTTGGCCAGAAGAGCTATTCTATAGTAAAGCAATCCTTTCACATTTATTTAAGAGATTTGGAGTGCTATTGGCGTCTGTATCCTATAGATTTCCGGATAAAATTGTTACAGTAAGCAAATCAGCAGAGGAGTATATAATATCGCACTATCAGCCTAAATCCCCTGTTTTTGGGATTCCTGTCGGAATCGATTTATCTAAATTTCAAGCTGTTCCTAAAAAAAATGCTAGAGATGTCCTTGTTGAACTATCTCTACTTGCACCCGATGATCTGGAAAAGTTTATTATTTTATATTCTGGTAGAATTTCGTCAGCACAAAACATCGAATGCCTGCTTTTTGCGGCGGACGCGTTGAAAAATATTTCTAACATGCTTATCTACATTGTTGGGGAAGGACCAGATAAGAAACGCATAGAGGAAATCAAGACTGACAAAAAGATAACTAACGTAAGGATATTTAATGCCCAAAAGAGGGAGATGATGCCTATATTGATTTCGGCGGTAGACATAGTCACTGTGTTTTTGTCGTCTGCGCCCATATTTAGTATTGCACTTCCAACCAAATTCTATGAATATCTTGCTTGCAGCAAACCAATAATAGGGATATGTAAGGGGGAACTCTCAGAAATAATCAATAGAAACCAAATCGGATTAACCTGTGAAATAGGAAATTGTGAGGAATTATCACAATTGATAAAGAAGATGAACAATCCATCTGAAGTCAACCTATTTGAAAGAAACACTAATCTTCTAGCAAAACAATTTTCGATTCATGAATTATCGTTGCAATTCAAAAAAATATTGTCATCTTAG